The DNA sequence CCCTACGCCGGCATTATCCGGATCAGGTTTCTGCCGCAGGTTTGTAATTTACCTGCTGGCAATGGGTATGATCTCAGCCCGGAAGGGCACCCCTTGGTGAAAGGCTCAAATCTACGGCGTATAAAGGGAATTACCAAATTGTAGCGCTTTGCTGACATATTGTAGAGCTGCTACCATCTAAGGGGAAGGCATTTATAGTGTTTTTTAGCCCTAATGGCGCAAAAAAGCGGCAAGTATAAACTCCAGAGTTTATATTCCGATTTCTGGAACAGCTGTTGCAATAGCTATTGCACGAACACGAAATGTCAATTAAAAAGAGTATAAAGCATGTAAACCGTACTTCTACTTCTCAATATGTTAAAAACTAAAATTAATGTCAATTAAGTTATGAGAAAATCAAGTTTGAAGTACTTACTGTTAGCCGGGATGGCTAGTGGTTTGTTGGCTTTTACAGCTGCCCAGGAAGGTTCAATTTCAGGAACCGTAACGCCGGCAGAATCCGCGGCCGTAGTTTGGACAGTAGCAGGATCCGACACCCTGAAAGCAGCAGCTGATGCTACTACAGGTGCGTTTGAAATTACTGGTGTTCCCGCAGGAGATTACACGCTAACAATTGACGGAGCTGATCCCTACGCGGATACTACCTTAACTGTTACCGTTGAGGACGGCCAGGCTACTGATGTTGGCGAGATCGAATTGTCCGGAGGCGCTGCTGACGCGGGCCTTGAAGGCGATGCTGGTCTTGAAGGTGACGGAGGTCTTGAAGGTGACGCAGGCGATGCCGGCGACGCCGGAGGATTTTAAATAATTTCCTCAGCATATACAAAAAAAGCACCCGGCCGGAAGGCGGGGTGCTTTTTTTTGTTGTGCCCTTCCCGGGGCTATCATGCGTTTAGCCGGAACGTACCTGGCCTCCCGTGATCAACTGGTAATTTCCCCGCCCTTTAACTCCTCAATGATCCTGACGGCGCATTGCAGGCGTTTTTCTCCCAGGCCGGAAACCACCCTGTAGGTGGCGTTCAGCGCTTCCAGTTCTTTTTTATAGCGTTCAAAGAAGTATTCCCGCCTGTGCGGAAATCCGCGAAGGGGATCGTCCTCCCAGGGCATGTCAATGTCCGTTAACAGGTACAGGTCGTAAAACCGGTTCTTTACTTCTTCAATGATGAACTCCGGGCATTCGTTGAAAACTTCCTCGCAAAAAACCTTGACATTCAGGATGGTGACATCGCAGATGAGCAGGCGGTTTGCCAGCGGCTCCAGGCTCTCTTCCAGCGCGATCTGCCCGTAAAACATGTTTACTTCATCCTGGAGGACGGGGTCTTTCCCAAGATAGCTGCAATAGTAGCGGGCGTACTCGGGAACCCATACCGTTTGGTAATGTTTGGCAAGCTGCAGCGCCAGCGTGGATTTGCCCGTGGACTCCGGGCCGATAACGGCTACCTTGATCATTATTATTTTTTATTCCGAAAGCTCAAAGGAAAACTCATCATAACTTTCGGTTCTCCAGGCCAGGTGGCGTGTAGAAGGGGAAATGGCAAAAAACGGGGAAAAAGTTTTTACGAGTACCGTTTTTCCATCCGGAAGGAATTCAAGAATGCGCAGCCAGCCATCGCCTCCGTTGCCATGCCATCCCCCGGCTTCCCGCTGGGCGTTGAACATCATCTGATGCACTTTCTGCCCGGCTGAATTCTTGTCGGTCCGGAAGCCGGTCTGCCCTTCATGGCCCTCGGTATCGGCTACATGCCCGCTGAAAACAAGCTGGATATTCTCAGACGGTTGAATAAGTTCCCTGAACAAGGCGGCGCCATGCGTCACATCTTTAAGCGGATAGCCTTCTTTTTCGATATGTATGTTATCCAGTACCCGGGACTTGATATAACTATGGGTAAGTACTACGGCGATATGATCCTTATATTCGGGGCGGGCCGCCACCGCGGAGGCCCAGTCCACTACTGCTTTACGGGGATTGAATTCCAGCGAGAACACGAGGAACGGCCTTTCATTGTCCTGGCCTGCCCTGAATTCGTAACAGGCATTTTCAAGTGTTTTGACGCCTGCGGCATTCGGGGCCATCTCTACAAGCAGGGCTTCGGTAAGCGGGTTGCGGTCCGGCGGAAAATACGTGCCGAACTGGCTGTACCTGTTTTCGGCGCTCTTATAACCGTAATCGTGATTTCCGGTGGCCAACACGTAAGGAACGATTCCGTCAAGGCGTGAAAAACCGCTGGATACGGCCTTCCATTGTTCCCGGCTGGTTTGGTTTCCGTTTACGCTATCGGGCTCAAGGATATAATTTTGTTCCACCAGGTCACCCGTGCAGAGGACGAGTTTAACGTTTAATTCATCGGCATTTTCCCTTATCCAGGCCGTCATCAGCTCAAATATACCCTGGTTACGGCCGAATTTTGAATAGGTTTGCGGATCCGGAAGCAGGATCATGCTCCAGGACTTGCTGTCGGAAAGGGCCGGCTCCCGGTAAGTTTCCTGCGGAAAGGCCGGCATTGAAAAAAGAAGAAGCGCTGCAAGCAGGCTCAGAACCCTGTTAAAAGGGATACGCGTAGTTTTTTTCATTTTATCTCAATATGCTTGGATGTAAATATAGATAATCGATTAAAATTTGATATTTTTGCCCAATTTTTGGAACAAGGGCCACGATGAATTATTTTCATAAAAGCTCTAAAACTCCCACCTCAAATGCCAAGAAACGAAAGTATAAAATCTGTTTTAATTATCGGCTCCGGTCCCATTATTATCGGGCAGGCTTGTGAGTTTGATTATTCAGGGTCCCAGGCTTCCCTGTCCCTGAAAGAAGAAGGAATTGAAGTAGCCATCATTAATTCCAACCCGGCTACCATTATGACAGATAAGGTGATCGCAGACCACGTTTATCTGAAACCGCTGACTACCGATTCTATCGCAGAGATCCTGGAGTTGCATTTACACACTCCCGGGATGAAGAAGATAGATGCGGTGCTGCCTACCATGGGCGGCCAGACGGCCCTTAATCTTTGCAAGGAAGCGGAGGAAAGAGGAATATGGGAACGGTTTGGCGTGAAGGTCATCGGCGTGGACGTAGATGCCATAGAACGGACCGAAAACCGGGAGGCTTTCCGCCAGCTGATGGTTGACATCGGCGTAGGCGTTGCCACATCCAAAATTGCCAATTCCTTCCTGGAAGGAAAGGAAGCAGCCCAGAAAATCGGTTTTCCGCTGGTAATCCGCCCTTCCTATACTCTTGGAGGTTCCGGCGGCGGTTTCGTACACCGGAAGGAAGAGTTTGACGCCGCCCTGAACAGGGGCCTGCAGGCCTCGCCCAGCCATGAAGTGCTGGTTGAGCAGGCAGTACTCGGCTGGAAGGAATTCGAGCTGGAGCTGCTTCGCGATAATAACGATAACGTGATCATTATCTGCTCCATCGAAAATTTCGACCCGATGGGCATCCATACCGGCGACTCCATAACGGTGGCCCCGGCCATGACGCTTTCCGACACGGCTTACCAGGAAATGCGTAACCAGGCGATTAAAATGATGCGTGCCATCGGCAATTTTGCCGGAGGCTGCAACGTGCAGTTTGCCATAGATCCGGAGACGGAGGAAATGATCGCTATTGAGATCAATCCCCGCGTTTCCCGTTCATCCGCCCTTGCTTCCAAGGCGACGGGTTATCCAATTGCGAAAATAGCGGCTAAACTGGCCATCGGTTACAACCTGGACGAACTGGAAAACCAAATCACCAAAACGACTTCGGCTTACTTTGAACCGGCGCTGGATTACGTGATCGTGAAGATCCCCCGCTGGAACTTTGATAAATTCCCAGGGGCAAACCGGCAGCTGGGCCTGCAGATGAAATCCGTTGGGGAAGTAATGGGCATTGGCCGGAGCTTTAACGAGGCGCTGCAGAAAGCCTGTCAATCCCTGGAGATCAACCGCTGGGGCCTTGGGGCCGACGGCCGCCAGGAGCGTAACCTGGACAAGATCATGGCGAGCCTGGAAAACCCATCCTGGGACCGGCTGTTCCACATCTGGGATGCACTTTCTCTTGGCGTACCCATTACCTCTGTTCAGAAAGCCACCCGTATAGACCGCTGGTTCCTTATGCAGATCAACGAACTGGTGTTGCTGGAAGGCCTTATAAAGCGCTTCGATATTCGCAATCTGCCCAAAGACCTGCTGGTGCAGGCAAAAGAAAAGGGCTTTTCCGATGCCCAAATAGCCTGGCTGCTTAAATGTACCGAAGATGAGGTGTATGATTACCGTACATCGCTCGGGATACGGCGGGCCTATAAAATGGTGGATACCTGCGCGGCGGAATTCCCGGCACAAACACCTTACTTTTACTCTACTTTTGAAGGCGCATCCACTTCCGGCGATAAAAGTAATCCCGCTAATGAATCCATCGTAAGCGACCGGAAAAAAGTAATCGTGCTGGGCTCGGGCCCTAACCGTATAGGCCAGGGGATCGAATTCGACTATTCCTGTGTACACGGGCTTATTGCCGCCAAGGAATCGGGTTACGAATCCATCATGGTCAACTGCAACCCGGAAACCGTTTCCACCGATTTCAACATGGCTGACAAGCTCTATTTCGAACCGGTTTTCTGGGAGCATGTGCGGGAGATCATCGACCTTGAAAAGCCGGAAGGCGTTATTGTTCAGCTTGGCGGGCAAACTGCCCTCAAGATGGCCGAGAAGCTGGATGAAAAGGGTATTCGCATCTTCGGTACGTCCTACCGGGATATGGACCTTGCCGAAGACCGGGGGCATTTTTCGGACCTCCTGAAAGAGCTTGATATTCCCTATCCCAGGTATGGTGTGGCTGATAACGCCGAAGAAGCCCTGGAAGTGGCTGCCCAGGTAGGTTACCCCGTTCTGGTGCGGCCTAGTTATGTGCTTGGCGGCCAGGGAATGAGCATTGTCATTAACGATGAAGAGCTGGAAAAGGCTGTTGTGAATCTTCTGAAGAATATTCCCGGCGGCCGCATTCTCATTGACCACTTCCTGGACCGCGCCGAAGAGGCTGAGTCGGATGCCATTTGTGACGGTGAAGATGTATGCATTATTGGTTTAATGGAGCATATTGAGCCTGCAGGCATCCATTCCGGCGATTCAAGCGCCGTGCTGCCTCCTTTCGAGCTTTCCGAAAATGTGATCCGGCAAATGGAAGAATACACGCGTAAACTGGCATTTGCCCTGAACGTGCGCGGCCTGCTGAATATCCAGTTCGCCATCAAAGATGAAAAGGTTTACGTGATAGAGGCTAATCCCCGCGCATCGCGAACCGTTCCTTTCATCGCCAAGGCCTATGATGTTCCCTTTATAAATATTGCCACCAAGGTCATGCTGGGAGCAAACAAGCTAAAGGATTTTAAAATAGAGCGGAAGCTGGAAGGTTACGCGATCAAAGAACCGGTATTCTCATTTGACAAATTCCCGGAAGTGAACAAGGAGCTGGGCCCCGAAATGAAATCGACCGGCGAAGCCATTCGTTTTATCAAGGACCTGGACGATCCTTTCTTCCGTCATTTGTACAAGGAAAAATCAATGTACCTCAGCAAGTGATAATGACCCTCGATATTGATCATAAAGACCTCAGGAGACTGACCGTTGTGGGAGACAAGGTGCTGATTAAGCCCAAGTCTCCCAATGAAAAGACCAAGTCGGGGCTTTTTTTGCCTCCCGGAGTGCATGAAAAGGAGCCTGTTCACAGCGGTTATGTGCTGAAGGTAGGGCCGGGATACCCTATCCCCAACCTTAGCGAAGACGACCCTTACCTGAATAAAAGCGAAGTCAAATACCTTCCGCTGCAGCCGCATGAAGGCGATCTGGCTATTTACCTGCCAAAAAGCGGCTTCGAGATCATTTTCAACGATGAAAAATATATCATCGTTCCGCATTCGGCCATTTTATTGCTGATCCGCGACGAGGGCTTATTTGAATAGGGCAGGTGAACGCGGTGCTGGTACAAAAAGCTTGTCGCTGCTGCGGCAAATAAGGGGCGGGATACCGGGAAAGAGATTTTTCATGCCGGTAAGCGTAATATGCCTGGTAAGGTTATTAAGAAAAGAACGCCCGAAATTCCGGATCAGAATAGCAGGGCTTCCACGTAAAACCAGGCAAAGACCAGGCAAAGGACAATTTTAAGTCCTGCGCCTACCAGGAAGCCGATGAAGGACCCCCACGCTGCCCGCAAGGCGCGGGCCTGGTTTTGGGGGTCATGAATAAGTTCGCCGATAAATGCGCCGATAAACGGTCCGAAAATAATCCCCACCGGGCCGGCGAACAAGCCGGCAAGCATACCTATTATGGCACCATATTGCCCCATTTTGGAGCCGCCGTACTTCTTCGTGCCCCATATAGGCACGATATAGTCAAGCGCAGTAACCGCAATGGTAATAATAGCCGTTATGATCAGGAACCGCTGGCTGAAATGCGCATACTCCGAATAATGCAGCAACAGCAACCCCGCCCACGCAATTGGCGGACCCGGCAGCACCGGCAGAAAACTACCCAGAATACCTATAATAATGGCCGCTCCCGCAAGTATAACAAACAAAACATCCATCAGCTTCTAACTACCCCCAACCAACAACTATAAACCTTAAACCTTGAACTTTAAACGTAAAAAACTACCCAAACAAACTTCCGATAACTTCCTCAATTTTCCCAACAGCAATAACTTCTATTTTATACCGGGAAAGATTTAACTCCTTCCGGTTGTACCGGGATATATAGAGCGTTTCAAAACCCAGCTTTTCCGCTTCTGCGATGCGTTGTTCCACCCGGTTAACTGCCCTTATTTCCCCTGAAAGCCCCACCTCTCCGGCAAAACAGCAATGAGGAGGCAGGGGAATGTCCTCATGGGAGGAAATGATCGAGCAAACCAGGCCCAGGTCAATAGCAGGATCGTCTATTCGTATGCCGCCGGTAATATTAAGGAAGACATCTTTCATGCCAAGGCGGAATCCACAGCGTTTTTCAAGGACTGCCAGCAGCATATTCATCCGCCGGCTATCAAAGCCTGTGGCGGAACGCTGCGGAGTTCCGTATACGGAGGGGCTTACCAGGGCTTGTGTTTCAATCAACATCGGGCGAATGCCTTCCAGTGTAACCGATACGGCTACTCCGCTCAGGGCTTCTTCCCGCTGGGAGAGCAGTACTTCGGAGGGGTTGTTAACTCCCCGCATGCCATTTCCCTGCATTTCATATACTCCGAGTTCAGCGGCAGCGCCGAAGCGGTTCTTAATTGCACGGAGGATCCGGTACGTATGATGCCGGTCACCCTCGAACTGCAGAACGGTATCTACCATATGTTCCAGTATTTTGGGGCCGGCAATAAGCCCGTCCTTAGTGATATGGCCGATCATGAATACCGGAATATGGCTTTCCTTTGCAAAGCGCAGGAGTTCTGCCGTACATTCCCGGACCTGGGATACGCTGCCTGGAGTAGATTCTATATGGGCCGAATAAAGAGTTTGAACCGAATCAATAATAACCAGCTGCGGTTCCAGCTGTTCGGCTTGCTTCAGGATATGCTGAGTGGATGTTTCGGTGAGAATATAGAGCCCGGAAGCTCCCATACCGGATTGCGGGGGCGCTTCATCAGGCTTTGCGCTGGTATCCTCATTTTGATTCAGGTCCGGTTGGAGCCTGTTGGCTCTGAGGCGTATTTGCTGCTGGCTTTCTTCTCCGGAGACATACAGGATCTTCAGCGGCAGCTGCATAGCTACCTGGAGCAAGAGCGTGGATTTGCCTATTCCCGGTTCTCCGCCAAGTAATACGAGCGAACCCGGAACAATGCCTCCGCCCAAGACCCGGTCCAGTTCGGCGTCGGCAGTACTGATCCTATATTGTGGCGAAAATTCAATCTCGCTGATCTTCACCGGCTGATTAACGCGGTTAACGCCTGTTTTCGCGCCTGCCTGTTTACCGTTTCCCTTGACGATCACTTCTTCGGCAAAACTATTCCATGACTCGCAGGAAGGGCATTTTCCCAGCCACTTCGCCGATTCATAGCCGCAGCTTTGGCAGAAATAAGCCGTCCTGGTCTTAACCGCTCTGTTCATTATCTTCCTCCGTATCAGGGTGTTCGCGGGCAGGGAGGCCGTTGAGCCTGCGCAAAAGCTCGTTGTTCTCACGCTGCAGGTCCAGTTCTTCTTCCTTCAGCTCCATATAATTCCTGACCGACCGCCTGATGAAGGTCCAGATAAAGTACGGGATCAACAGTATGACTACTACCATCAGTATCTGGGAAATATTTGTGAGCCAGCTCATACCTCCCCAAACATAAGAAAAATCAGCCTTAAATCTTGATTTCCTCGTCTTTGTCTGAGTAGAAGTGATATTCAGTGAAATGGTAGGAAGAAACGGGTTTAATGCGGATCCATTTCTTATAACGGAAGTACCATTTTACCTGCCGCGAAACAAGTCCCTTCTTCAGGAAAGCCTCAATATACGGATGAACGCAAAGAGTAATATGACTTTCGTTCTGTTCCCTGAGGATGTATTCCAGGTTATTCTCAATATCGTCCATAAGAAGAATGCTCGCCTTTACCTCGCCCGTTCCTCCGCAGGTAGGACATTGCTCAACCGTTACAATGCTCATTTCTGGCCGAACGCGCTG is a window from the Anseongella ginsenosidimutans genome containing:
- a CDS encoding carboxypeptidase-like regulatory domain-containing protein: MKYLLLAGMASGLLAFTAAQEGSISGTVTPAESAAVVWTVAGSDTLKAAADATTGAFEITGVPAGDYTLTIDGADPYADTTLTVTVEDGQATDVGEIELSGGAADAGLEGDAGLEGDGGLEGDAGDAGDAGGF
- a CDS encoding DUF456 domain-containing protein, whose product is MDVLFVILAGAAIIIGILGSFLPVLPGPPIAWAGLLLLHYSEYAHFSQRFLIITAIITIAVTALDYIVPIWGTKKYGGSKMGQYGAIIGMLAGLFAGPVGIIFGPFIGAFIGELIHDPQNQARALRAAWGSFIGFLVGAGLKIVLCLVFAWFYVEALLF
- a CDS encoding AAA family ATPase: MIKVAVIGPESTGKSTLALQLAKHYQTVWVPEYARYYCSYLGKDPVLQDEVNMFYGQIALEESLEPLANRLLICDVTILNVKVFCEEVFNECPEFIIEEVKNRFYDLYLLTDIDMPWEDDPLRGFPHRREYFFERYKKELEALNATYRVVSGLGEKRLQCAVRIIEELKGGEITS
- the carB gene encoding carbamoyl-phosphate synthase large subunit codes for the protein MPRNESIKSVLIIGSGPIIIGQACEFDYSGSQASLSLKEEGIEVAIINSNPATIMTDKVIADHVYLKPLTTDSIAEILELHLHTPGMKKIDAVLPTMGGQTALNLCKEAEERGIWERFGVKVIGVDVDAIERTENREAFRQLMVDIGVGVATSKIANSFLEGKEAAQKIGFPLVIRPSYTLGGSGGGFVHRKEEFDAALNRGLQASPSHEVLVEQAVLGWKEFELELLRDNNDNVIIICSIENFDPMGIHTGDSITVAPAMTLSDTAYQEMRNQAIKMMRAIGNFAGGCNVQFAIDPETEEMIAIEINPRVSRSSALASKATGYPIAKIAAKLAIGYNLDELENQITKTTSAYFEPALDYVIVKIPRWNFDKFPGANRQLGLQMKSVGEVMGIGRSFNEALQKACQSLEINRWGLGADGRQERNLDKIMASLENPSWDRLFHIWDALSLGVPITSVQKATRIDRWFLMQINELVLLEGLIKRFDIRNLPKDLLVQAKEKGFSDAQIAWLLKCTEDEVYDYRTSLGIRRAYKMVDTCAAEFPAQTPYFYSTFEGASTSGDKSNPANESIVSDRKKVIVLGSGPNRIGQGIEFDYSCVHGLIAAKESGYESIMVNCNPETVSTDFNMADKLYFEPVFWEHVREIIDLEKPEGVIVQLGGQTALKMAEKLDEKGIRIFGTSYRDMDLAEDRGHFSDLLKELDIPYPRYGVADNAEEALEVAAQVGYPVLVRPSYVLGGQGMSIVINDEELEKAVVNLLKNIPGGRILIDHFLDRAEEAESDAICDGEDVCIIGLMEHIEPAGIHSGDSSAVLPPFELSENVIRQMEEYTRKLAFALNVRGLLNIQFAIKDEKVYVIEANPRASRTVPFIAKAYDVPFINIATKVMLGANKLKDFKIERKLEGYAIKEPVFSFDKFPEVNKELGPEMKSTGEAIRFIKDLDDPFFRHLYKEKSMYLSK
- a CDS encoding co-chaperone GroES, producing MTLDIDHKDLRRLTVVGDKVLIKPKSPNEKTKSGLFLPPGVHEKEPVHSGYVLKVGPGYPIPNLSEDDPYLNKSEVKYLPLQPHEGDLAIYLPKSGFEIIFNDEKYIIVPHSAILLLIRDEGLFE
- the radA gene encoding DNA repair protein RadA, encoding MNRAVKTRTAYFCQSCGYESAKWLGKCPSCESWNSFAEEVIVKGNGKQAGAKTGVNRVNQPVKISEIEFSPQYRISTADAELDRVLGGGIVPGSLVLLGGEPGIGKSTLLLQVAMQLPLKILYVSGEESQQQIRLRANRLQPDLNQNEDTSAKPDEAPPQSGMGASGLYILTETSTQHILKQAEQLEPQLVIIDSVQTLYSAHIESTPGSVSQVRECTAELLRFAKESHIPVFMIGHITKDGLIAGPKILEHMVDTVLQFEGDRHHTYRILRAIKNRFGAAAELGVYEMQGNGMRGVNNPSEVLLSQREEALSGVAVSVTLEGIRPMLIETQALVSPSVYGTPQRSATGFDSRRMNMLLAVLEKRCGFRLGMKDVFLNITGGIRIDDPAIDLGLVCSIISSHEDIPLPPHCCFAGEVGLSGEIRAVNRVEQRIAEAEKLGFETLYISRYNRKELNLSRYKIEVIAVGKIEEVIGSLFG
- a CDS encoding metallophosphoesterase — protein: MKKTTRIPFNRVLSLLAALLLFSMPAFPQETYREPALSDSKSWSMILLPDPQTYSKFGRNQGIFELMTAWIRENADELNVKLVLCTGDLVEQNYILEPDSVNGNQTSREQWKAVSSGFSRLDGIVPYVLATGNHDYGYKSAENRYSQFGTYFPPDRNPLTEALLVEMAPNAAGVKTLENACYEFRAGQDNERPFLVFSLEFNPRKAVVDWASAVAARPEYKDHIAVVLTHSYIKSRVLDNIHIEKEGYPLKDVTHGAALFRELIQPSENIQLVFSGHVADTEGHEGQTGFRTDKNSAGQKVHQMMFNAQREAGGWHGNGGDGWLRILEFLPDGKTVLVKTFSPFFAISPSTRHLAWRTESYDEFSFELSE
- a CDS encoding YebO family protein; protein product: MSWLTNISQILMVVVILLIPYFIWTFIRRSVRNYMELKEEELDLQRENNELLRRLNGLPAREHPDTEEDNEQSG